In Streptomyces sannanensis, the DNA window TGAAGGTGCGGTAGAAGTCCCGTTCGTCGTCGATCTCCGTCACCTCCACGTGCCGGCTCAGCACCTCGGCGAGGGCCGTGCCGAACTCGCCCCGGAAGGGGACCGGAGCGTGCGGCGGGGTGATCAGGTGCTTGGCGTGCAGTACCCGGACCCCCGGAGTGCCGATCAGTCCCGCGAGCTGGGCCAGGGCCGTCCCCGGCCGGGCTCCGCGGACGCGTTCTCCGCCGGCGATGATGTAGAGGCGGGTCTTGACCCGGGTGACGGCGACGTTGAACAGGCGGACGCCGTTGCGTCGCCATTCGTCGGCGCCCGGCTGCCGGTGGGCGAGGGCCATCCACAGTTCACGGCTGTCGGCGCCGCCCTCCACCGTGTCGAAGATGACGACGTCGAACTCCCGGCCCTGGAACTTGTGGGCCGTACCGACCTCGGCCAGCGGCCGCCCCGCCCCCTCGACATCCCGTAGCGCCTCCAGCGTGGCTTCGGCCTGAACGCCGTACGGCGTGACGATGCCCGCTTCCTCACCCTGCTCACGGTGCAGCTCCACCAGAGCCCGCGCGATCAGCGAACCGGCCGGCCACCACCCCTTACGGCTGCCGGTCAGGTGTGCACGGGCCAGTTCGTGCAGGCCGTCCGTGTCGATGAGGACGATCTCGGGGTCGTTTCCGGGACGCTCCCGTAACGCTTGGGCTCCGCCCCGCAGGATCCCGCCGTACGCGAGATCGTTGGCCAGCTTCATCACGGCGGGGCCGAAGCGGTGCTGTTCGGTGAGGGTGACGCAGGCCGGGTGTGCCTGCGCGTCGGCGGGCTCGATGATTCCGCAGTGCTGGAAGACGTCGGGAAGCAGCCACCGCTTGATGTCGTCACGTTCCTGGTCCTTGAGTGCGGACGGGATGACGGGCCCCAGCTGCATGAAGTCCCCGAGCAGGACGGCGGCCCGGCTCGCCTTGCCCGTGGCGAGCAGTACCTCGGGCAGGGTCGCGGCGCCGGCCTCGTCGACGAGGACGACGTCGTACGGGCCTTCGAAGACGGCCGGGTTCGTACGGAACCTGGCCAGGGTGGTGGCGACCAGCTTGGCGGCCTTGATGATCTCGCCCTGGGCGTTGCGGGAGAGGCGTTCGTACTCCTCCTGGACCTCCTGGTACTTCTCCTCCAGCGCGGGTCGCCAGGCGCTGTCACTGATCACGTCCGGGCGCAGCCGCTCGGCCTGGGCGTGCAGGGTCGGCCAGCCCTTGAGGGTGGCCTGTTCCGTCAGATCGTGGGCCTGCTGAGCGGCGATTGCCACCTGGGCGGCTTGGTCTGCCTCCCTCCTGCACGTTTCCAGATGCCGATGGACGCCTTCCATGGCGGTGAGCTTGACCTCGGCGTCGGCTGCGAGGGCGCTGATCTGCTCGGGCGTCAACGGAATGCTGTCGGTGAGTACCGTGATCCGGGCGTCGAGCTTCGCGATATGGGTGGTGGCCGTGGCGCGGGCCTTCCCGGCAGCTTTCCGTGCCTCGGCAGCGTCCTGCTCGGCGTCCCGTAACCGCTGCTGGAGTGTGGTGATCTTCTCGCGAAGACGCCACCTGGCCACAGCGCCCTTGGCTTCGAGTTCGGTCAACTCCCCGCTCAGAGCGCGGCGGTGTTTCTCCGATATCAGCGCGTCGGCTTCGAGGCCCTCTGCCGCCTCGCGGATCTGGACCTGCTCCGCACGCAGTTTGTCCACCTGCTGCCACTGGGCATGTGAGGGGGCTGCCCCCCTGAGGCGGGCGTTGGCCGTCTCCGCCGCCGACAGGGCGTCTGCCAGCTGTTGCTCCACCTCGGCCTGTCGACCTTGGATGTCGTTCACCCGAGAGAGCGCCGACGCCAGGTCCTGCCCCGGCGTCCACAGCAGCT includes these proteins:
- a CDS encoding AAA domain-containing protein, producing MGWREEIATALGEWIAVEGGAGRQPRWQRIGRAARTGEPGQYAVDLRGSDIGPDQLDGLRLAGPDDDGIEANGFAVSETVQNGSLLTLRVAEFAEITDPHLWMLKQPPTFLIEALRNGIAGLGEHPLAAALAARTIGGVPAHDVDPPGFHPAQANAYRACLGEGVHLVWGPPGTGKTTVLKRAIGDLIARGERVLLVSATNIAVDNALLGVVREKRHGPGDIVRVGPPHLREVAEDPSISLPLMVQARLAETADRRSGIEGELVAIRNRAEQLAALDTALAGFDPSAYFAALKLLWTPGQDLASALSRVNDIQGRQAEVEQQLADALSAAETANARLRGAAPSHAQWQQVDKLRAEQVQIREAAEGLEADALISEKHRRALSGELTELEAKGAVARWRLREKITTLQQRLRDAEQDAAEARKAAGKARATATTHIAKLDARITVLTDSIPLTPEQISALAADAEVKLTAMEGVHRHLETCRREADQAAQVAIAAQQAHDLTEQATLKGWPTLHAQAERLRPDVISDSAWRPALEEKYQEVQEEYERLSRNAQGEIIKAAKLVATTLARFRTNPAVFEGPYDVVLVDEAGAATLPEVLLATGKASRAAVLLGDFMQLGPVIPSALKDQERDDIKRWLLPDVFQHCGIIEPADAQAHPACVTLTEQHRFGPAVMKLANDLAYGGILRGGAQALRERPGNDPEIVLIDTDGLHELARAHLTGSRKGWWPAGSLIARALVELHREQGEEAGIVTPYGVQAEATLEALRDVEGAGRPLAEVGTAHKFQGREFDVVIFDTVEGGADSRELWMALAHRQPGADEWRRNGVRLFNVAVTRVKTRLYIIAGGERVRGARPGTALAQLAGLIGTPGVRVLHAKHLITPPHAPVPFRGEFGTALAEVLSRHVEVTEIDDERDFYRTFTDEIRQARQSLWLWAPWVANRIRSLLPELRAAAGRGVRITVFIRDDTDQLQKKDTSRPLIADLRSVAHTVVPMHVMHQKIAVIDERTVMLGSLNVLSQSNTREVMLTMRGGYFARKLLEHEHAETFARPPKCGRCKGTEIEIRRWKNAWVWRCYAAACKTTPSGGTNAWTREIRLKGGR